The Patescibacteria group bacterium DNA segment CTTGAACAGATTAAGGGTTTTTTTGTTGATAATAAGCAACATTTAATTGTTACGCTTAACCCGGAAATGGTGGTGGAAGCACAAGAAGACCGAGAGTTTAAGAAAGTATTAAATTATTCCGATCTGACACTGATTGACGGTGTGGGGCTGGTTTTTGCTTTATGGTTTTTCGGCTTGCGGTCACCAAAAAGAATAACCGGCGTTGATTTTACTTGGAAGTTAATCGAACTGGCGGAAAAAACGGACAAAATCGTTTATTTACTGGGTGGTAGAAATGGTGTCGTTGACGCAGCGGCAAATGTTTTTAAAAAAAGATTTCCTCAAGCAAAAATTTTTTTTGGCGGAAACAGTGCGGATCCTAGCGACCAAAGATTAATTACTGAAATTAATCAAGCGCGACCACAAATTTTATTTGTTGCTTTTGGTCACGGTAAACAAGAAAAATGGATAATGAATAATTTTTCCAAAATACCTTCAGTTGATGT contains these protein-coding regions:
- a CDS encoding WecB/TagA/CpsF family glycosyltransferase, producing the protein MNILGIKIDNITCEKALEQIKGFFVDNKQHLIVTLNPEMVVEAQEDREFKKVLNYSDLTLIDGVGLVFALWFFGLRSPKRITGVDFTWKLIELAEKTDKIVYLLGGRNGVVDAAANVFKKRFPQAKIFFGGNSADPSDQRLITEINQARPQILFVAFGHGKQEKWIMNNFSKIPSVDVALGVGGTFDFISGRVARAPKIIRKLGLEWFWRLVRQPWRVGRIINATCKFSYLIVKSKISKGKNI